The following are encoded together in the Neospora caninum Liverpool complete genome, chromosome IV genome:
- a CDS encoding cDNA FLJ53078, highly similar to Splicing factor,arginine/serine-rich 1, related yields the protein MSRRSPSPRRRRSPSPPRQGSRIFVANLPLDVTENELEDLFYKFGRIEDIELRRDRTNDSTIAFVQFADYKAADEAIEGRDGTRLGFHRIRIERSRQRLRRPGEFGRSDRSGYGREGGGSGPAYGPPRRSEFRVRVYGLPPTASWQDLKDHMRRAGDVGYANIDGGVGVVEYSNGSDMDYALRKLHGSVFRNIFHTAKIRVERDSAGDYSSPERRGEDAERERRRRRGEGHEDDEGHGRRSRSKSPGARRRRKSGEGSDREREEKRRRDDAGCSDEERARSPDGDRIPREERAKDREGEDGRRQRSVSRSCSRDSRRASLPRDAYGKEDEEEHEERKGDGRRDGRGRSSSRSPSEARSRGQKREREDEREDDRRRGRGEDEEETHRNGRDREERFEEREARRDRDGDDREDKDGRRRSFEDRESTRRGRREDDARYSVDRGDRDRDEA from the exons ATGTCGCGCcgttcgccctcgcctcgccgccgccgctcgccgAGTCCTCCGCGGCAAGGCAGCCGAATTTTCGTTGCCAACCTCCCTCTGGATGTGACTGAGAACGAGTTAGAAGATCTCTTCTACAAG ttcGGGAGAATCGAGGACATCGAGCTCCGTCGCGACCGCACGAATGACTCGACCATCGCCTTCGTCCAGTTCGCCGACTATAA AGCCGCCGACGAAGCGATTGAGGGCCGAGACGGCACGCGTCTCGGATTCCACCGTATTCGCATTGAGAGGTCGAGACAGCGTCTCCGTCGACCAGGCGAATTCGGCAGGAGCGACCGCAGCGGCTAcggccgagaaggcggcgggagTGGACCTGCCTACGGGCCTCCACGCAG GTCGGAGTTCCGCGTGCGCGTCTACGGCCTGCCTCCCACGGCGAGCTGGCAAGACTTGAAAGACCACATGCGTCGCGCTGGAGATGTCGGATACGCGAACATCGACGGAGGC GTGGGCGTTGTGGAATATTCGAATGGATCAGACATGGACTATGCCCTCCGCAAGCTCCACGGCAGCGTCTTTAGAAACATATTCCACACGGCGAAAATccgagtggagagagac TCTGCAGGGGACTATTCGTCTCCGGAGCGccgcggcgaggacgcggagcGCGAgcgtcggagacgccgaggcgaaggccaCGAAGATGACGAGGGACACGGTCGGCGGTCTCGGAGCAAGAGTCCGGGcgcgcgccgacgccgcaAGAGTGGCGAAGGCAGCGATCGCGAGcgtgaagagaagcgaagacgcgacgacgcaggctgctccgacgaagagcgagcgAGGTCGCCGGACGGAGACCGAATTCctcgcgaggagagggcgaaggaccgggaaggcgaagacgggaggagacagaggagcgtCAGCAGAAGCTGCAGCCGAGACTCGAGGCGCGCATCTTTGCCTCGCGACGCGTATGGGAAGGAAGATGAGGAGGAAcatgaggagagaaaaggtgatgggaggcgagacggtcGCGGAAGGTCGTCTTCCCGCTCGCCTTCCGAGGCCCGCAGCCGGGGCcagaaacgcgaacgcgaagacgagagagaggacgatcggcgcagaggccgaggcgaagacgaagaggagacgcaccgaaacggacgagacagagaggaaagattcgaagagcgcgaggcgcgccgagaccgagacggcgacgaccGGGAGGACAAGGACGGACGCCGCCGGAGCTTCGAAGACCGAGAAAGCACGCggcgcggaaggagagaagacgacgcgagaTACTCAGTcgaccgcggagacagagaccggGACGAAGCGTGA